DNA from Synechococcus elongatus PCC 6301:
TGCCGATCGCCTGCCGCGTCGTCTCATGTTGCTGGGTTCTGGAGAGCTGGGTAAGGAATTTGCGATCGCAGCGCAACGACTAGGAAATACAGTCATTGCTGTCGATCGCTATGCCCACGCACCCGCTATGCAGGTTGCCGATGCCAGTGCGGTGATTTCCATGCTGGATGGCGAAGCCCTCGAAGCAGTGGTTCAAGAATTTCAGCCAGACCTGATCATCCCGGAGATTGAAGCGATCCGCACCGAGAAGCTGCAGGAGTTTGAAGATCGCGGCTTGACGGTGATTCCGACGGCGCGGGCCACGCACTTCACCATGAACCGCGATCGCATTCGTGATCTAGCAGCTCAGCAATTGGGTCTGCGCACCGCTCGCTATGCTTACGCCAGTTGCTTTGAAGAACTGCAGACCGTCGCTGCCGCGATCGGTTACCCGAATGTGATCAAGCCGGTGATGTCCTCCTCCGGTAAAGGCCAATCAATCATCCAGCAGCCGGATCAACTCCAAGCTGCCTGGGACTACGCGATCGCGGGATCTCGCGGTGATAGCCAGAAGGTAATTCTGGAAGAGTTCATCCCATTCGAGCTGGAAATTACGCTGTTGACCATTCGTCAGTGGCAAGGCCCCACTCTTTTCTGTCCGCCGATTGGTCACCGGCAAGAACGCGGCGACTATCAGGAATCTTGGCAGCCCGCACCGCTTCGGCCAGACTTACTGGCGCAGGCACAAGCGATCGCCGCACAAGTGACCGAGGCTTTAGGCGGAGCTGGGTTATTCGGCGTTGAATTTTTTGTTACCCCGGATGAAGTGATCTTTTCAGAGCTGTCGCCGCGCCCCCACGACACTGGCATGGTCACGCTCATCTCGCAAAATCTGAATGAATTTGAGCTACATCTTCGCGCCGTACTCGGGCTGCCAATTCCCGCGATCGAGCTATTGGGGCCATCAGCGAGTCGAGTCATTCTGGCAGAAGACAGTGGCGATCGCCCCAGCTATGCCGGAGTTGCAGCAGCGCTGCAGGAGCCTTGGGTTGATCTGCGACTGTTTGGTAAACCGGATATGCGGCCTCAGCGGCGGATGGGAGTTGCCTTGGCACGAGATGAGAGTGTTGAGGCCGCACGGGCGAAAGCCGATCGTGCCGCTTCCCAAGTGACGATTCAACCCAGTTAAGCCTCTGAGAGGAATGCCAAGAAGCTGCCTCAGGCGTTATTGACCCAAGGCAGCTTGATTGTGAGGAGCGATCGCGTAGCTTTAGGCCTGCAAGCGAGTCAGGCGATCGCGTAGTAGCTCTGCTTGCTTCTCCGCTTCCAGCAGGTTTTCTCTTGTTTCAGCAACCACTTCCGCAGGGGCTTTATCAACAAAGTTCGAACTATTCAGCCGTCCTGAAAGGGATTTGATTTCCTTCTCAACCTTCTCCAGATTGCGACTCAGTTTTGTCTGCAAGGCAGCCAAATCAACCAGACCTGCCAAGGGTAACAGCACCTGCACCGTTGCAGTGACGCCAACCAAAGCTTGAGGCTCTTCGGTCAGGGACTCAACGATCGTCAGCATTTCTGTCTTGGTGAGATCACGAATGTAGGCTTGCGACTGTTCTAAATTGCAGCGCTCTGATTCACTATCACTTTGAAGAATGGCAGTAATTTTCTGCCCCGGCTTCAATCCTGCTTCTGCTCGCAGATTCCGCAGGGTTCGAATCACGTCAATCATGAGCTGAAACTCGCGATCGAGTTCAGGCTGAATCCACTCAGACTGCGGCTGAGGGAAAGACTGAAGTGCTAAAAACTGATCTTCGCCAACTTGATTTAAGGTATGCCAAATCTCCTCAGTCACATGTGGCATGAAGGGATGCAAAAGTCGAAGAATGCCCTCCAGAATCTGAGCTAAAGTCTGCTGAGCAACTAGGCGGGACTGAGCGTCTTCACCATAAAGGCGAGGCTTAACCAGCTCAATATACCAATCACAGAAATCGCCCCAGATAAACTCGTAGAGTTGTTTCGCTGCAGCTCCAAGATCATAGGCTTCAATCTGATTGATCAGTGCTTCAGTAGTGGCATGGTAGCGACTGAGAATCCAGCGATCAGCCAGTTCAAGATCAGCGGTTGCAGCCATTCCTAATTGCTCAGGCGTTTTGTCATCTAGGTTGAGCATGACAAAACGACTTGCATTCCAAACTTTATTGGCAAAGTTTCGGCTCGTCTCAACTGTTGCCGATTCATCTGTCTTCCGGTTGTAATCTAGGCGAATATCCTGACCGGCGCCCACAACCTCACGAATCAGGGCATAGCGAAGAGCATCTGTACCATAGCGATCGATCAGAATCAGGGGGTCAATACCATTTCCCGCTGATTTTGACATCTTCTTATTATTTTCATCTCGAACAAGGCCGTGGATATAGACATCCTTAAACGGCATCTTGCCCGTGAAGTGACCCGCCATCATCGTCATCCGAGCCACCCAGAAAAAGATGATGTCGAAACCCGTGACTAAGGTACTGGTTGGATAAAACGTCTCAAGATCTTCCGTCTGGTTCGGCCAACCTAAGGTTGAAAATGGCCATAAACCAGATGAGAACCAGGTATCCAGAACATCTTCATCTTGCTGCAGAACAACATCAGGCCCAAATTGAGCGATCGCCTGTTGCTGAGCCTCTTCTGCAGACTTCGCCACTACAAACGGTGTTGAATCCGTGACAACTCCATTCGTCTCACTGACGGCATACCAAGCTGGAATTTGATGCCCCCACCATAACTGCCGAGAGATACACCAATCTCGAAGATTTTCCAGCCAATCCCGATAGACCTTCGTCCAACGTTCAGGAACAAAACGAGGCCCTTCTTCGCCATTCAGGGCTTCTAGTGCACGTTGAGCCAAGGGTTCAATCTTGACGAACCACTGAGTTGAGAGCAGCGGTTCAACAGGAACCTTGCCGCGATCGCTGATGGGGATGCTGTGGCGATAGTCCTCGACCTTGACGAGGAAACCAGCCTCTTCCAAAGCAGCAACGACAGCTTTACGAGCCTCAAAGCGATCGAGTCCCTCAAATTGACCCGCATTTTCATTCATCGTGCCATCTTTATTCATCACTGTAATCAGTGGTAATTGATGGCGTTGACCCATCGCAAAATCATTAGGGTCATGCGCGGGCGTGACTTTAACGCAACCCGTTCCAAATTCAGCCTCAACCCAAGGATCAGCAATAATCGGAATCTCTCGCTGGACTAAAGGCAAGGTAATGGTTTTGCCAATTAGATGCTGATAGCGTTTATCTTGCGGGTTGACTGCAACAGCAGTATCTCCCAACATCGTTTCTGGACGAGTAGTAGCGACTTCCAGATGACCGCTACCATCCGTTAATGGATAGCGAAAGTACCACAAAGATCCATCAACTTCCTTCATTTCCACTTCTAAATCAGACACTGCTGACTGAGAAGCAGGGCACCAATTCACTAAGTACTGGCCCCGATAAATAAGACCCTCTTCATAGAGCTGAATAAACGCCTCAAGGACAGCTTTACTTAAGCCCTCATCCATCGTGAAGCGTTCACGACTCCAGTCAACTGAAACCCCTAAACGCCGCAGTTGACCAACAATCGTTCCACCTGATTCAGCTTTCCACTGCCAAGCTCTTTCTAGAAATTTCTCGCGACCGAGATCATAACGACTCAGTCCCTCTTCACGGAGCTGGCGATCGAGAATTGTCTGAACAGCAATACTGGCGTGGTCAGTTCCAGGTAGCCATAATGCATTCTTACCGCGCATTCGCTGAAAACGAATTAAAACATCAATCAGCGAGGCTTCAAAAGCATGGCCCATGTGCAGGCTCCCTGTCACATTGGGCGGCGGAATTACAATGCAATAGGGCTCTGCAGAGGATTGGCTATTGGCTTGGAATGCTGATGTTTCCTCCCATAACTTCTGCCATCGGACCTCAGTTGCAGCGGGGCTATATTGGGTCTGCAATTGCGAGGCACTTGTGGTCATAACAAATCAAAATTGACAGAAGCAATCTTGATTGTGGCACGCAGCGGGAAGAGATATGCCTGATTGGGGGAGTGAGGTCGTGATTATGGATAGATAGGGATCGAAAGACTAACCCCCCTCCGCTGTTGTAGTGAGCAGAGGGGGGTTAGATGTTTTGATTAGGGACCTGGCGTCGAGCTATTTTAGCGACCGGCTACCCGGGAGCTATCGTTGCCGCAGGTATGTTTCACAACTGAGTTCGGGATGGGGTCAGAGTGGTTCCATACCGCCATAGACACCAGGAAGGGTGTGACTCTATGGAGATTAGAGCCTTGAAGGCTGCATAGAGGAGAGTGCCGATATCAAAGTGTTAGAGGTCAAGCCCTCGGTCTATTAGTACGCCTCAGCTTCATCCATTGCTGAACTTCCACATAGCGCCTATTAACGGGTGTTCTACCCGTGACCTTACTGGCTTATGCCATGAGAGTACTCATCTTGAGGTGGGCTTCCCACTTAGATGCTTTCAGCGGTTATCCACTCCACACGTAGCTACCCAGCGTTTACCGTTGGCACGATAACTGGTACACCAGCGGTGCGTTCCTCCCGGTCCTCTCGTACTAGGGAGAAATCCTCTCAATACTCTTACGCCTGCACCGGATATGGACCGAACTGTCTCACGACGTTCTGAACCCAGCTCACGTACCGCTTTAATGGGCGAACAGCCCAACCCTTGGGACCGACTTCAGCCCCAGGTTGCGATGAGCCGACATCGAGGTGCCAAACCTCCTCGTCGATGTGAACTCTTGGAGGAGATCAGCCTGTTATCCCTAGAGTAACTTTTATCCGTTGAGCGACGGCCCTTCCACTCAGAACCGTCGGATCACTAAGGCCGACTTTCGTCCCTGCTCGA
Protein-coding regions in this window:
- the purT gene encoding formate-dependent phosphoribosylglycinamide formyltransferase; the encoded protein is MTFADRLPRRLMLLGSGELGKEFAIAAQRLGNTVIAVDRYAHAPAMQVADASAVISMLDGEALEAVVQEFQPDLIIPEIEAIRTEKLQEFEDRGLTVIPTARATHFTMNRDRIRDLAAQQLGLRTARYAYASCFEELQTVAAAIGYPNVIKPVMSSSGKGQSIIQQPDQLQAAWDYAIAGSRGDSQKVILEEFIPFELEITLLTIRQWQGPTLFCPPIGHRQERGDYQESWQPAPLRPDLLAQAQAIAAQVTEALGGAGLFGVEFFVTPDEVIFSELSPRPHDTGMVTLISQNLNEFELHLRAVLGLPIPAIELLGPSASRVILAEDSGDRPSYAGVAAALQEPWVDLRLFGKPDMRPQRRMGVALARDESVEAARAKADRAASQVTIQPS
- a CDS encoding valine--tRNA ligase, producing MTTSASQLQTQYSPAATEVRWQKLWEETSAFQANSQSSAEPYCIVIPPPNVTGSLHMGHAFEASLIDVLIRFQRMRGKNALWLPGTDHASIAVQTILDRQLREEGLSRYDLGREKFLERAWQWKAESGGTIVGQLRRLGVSVDWSRERFTMDEGLSKAVLEAFIQLYEEGLIYRGQYLVNWCPASQSAVSDLEVEMKEVDGSLWYFRYPLTDGSGHLEVATTRPETMLGDTAVAVNPQDKRYQHLIGKTITLPLVQREIPIIADPWVEAEFGTGCVKVTPAHDPNDFAMGQRHQLPLITVMNKDGTMNENAGQFEGLDRFEARKAVVAALEEAGFLVKVEDYRHSIPISDRGKVPVEPLLSTQWFVKIEPLAQRALEALNGEEGPRFVPERWTKVYRDWLENLRDWCISRQLWWGHQIPAWYAVSETNGVVTDSTPFVVAKSAEEAQQQAIAQFGPDVVLQQDEDVLDTWFSSGLWPFSTLGWPNQTEDLETFYPTSTLVTGFDIIFFWVARMTMMAGHFTGKMPFKDVYIHGLVRDENNKKMSKSAGNGIDPLILIDRYGTDALRYALIREVVGAGQDIRLDYNRKTDESATVETSRNFANKVWNASRFVMLNLDDKTPEQLGMAATADLELADRWILSRYHATTEALINQIEAYDLGAAAKQLYEFIWGDFCDWYIELVKPRLYGEDAQSRLVAQQTLAQILEGILRLLHPFMPHVTEEIWHTLNQVGEDQFLALQSFPQPQSEWIQPELDREFQLMIDVIRTLRNLRAEAGLKPGQKITAILQSDSESERCNLEQSQAYIRDLTKTEMLTIVESLTEEPQALVGVTATVQVLLPLAGLVDLAALQTKLSRNLEKVEKEIKSLSGRLNSSNFVDKAPAEVVAETRENLLEAEKQAELLRDRLTRLQA